A genomic region of Fusarium falciforme chromosome 4, complete sequence contains the following coding sequences:
- a CDS encoding Protein kinase domain-containing protein, with product MLQMHGGQPDHGTENHTGDDHQRGREKLATSLSLPKNRSTGNLVSASESSPKQDRSRVRMSLDASAAAAVAADLEAITRCVEWNHVSLSPGVAAKPSTFSADHHVNPRSPIMTDHEHGLGLSGLRRIRQQRPPSRNPTLPGSRASSRSPSVATLSRSTSMSAMVSSTGNLPLAGGPASPSFSEDLSRFPSESLHSFSFANQSEDFLHNRHNVLKRSIEFMKDHSLPMNSSQAALASAQARASGDVETQNMLDLLAQAQLIRAGNLPNPDEFYQPAPLTGPAGASEDNVFDKNFNPRVSSTDLTQPRQTSPAPMTRRSRTETTRKANVVEPTEVDRVPESTTTIKPPTGEEEILAAVDKPAPAPSRPTNLKRTMTDIMSVSVQDKLMDTMAQPFLTGQPMYQEPLASPSLGPLPGSSTSNFPTQLGPSVHGHTNRWVPAAQAIFTTEVKPPWTIIAANDLACLVFGVTKAEVRKMGILEVVQEERRAWLERKLLKKTEDEFSDAKVSSGQSTPAASAASALLNGRSGITAQLLSKPNSRTQSRSYAARRAQTVHSGDPSPPKTRGGGHHRNTLSRGVLLCGDVVPIQKRNGATGSASLWVKEKRVGLIWVLEEIHEDVAHISLDEDGIVQEVTGSTLPIWGFESITPGFDIARLIPRIPRQGIDPNTGEIDFAQATRRRFFTCPYSPNVNIPCTVEQVRGKLQLRVSTFPHMAGIVVVEPEGLKIRSSNSVFCGALFGFEKADGKSINTIIPDFDKILDSLIEEDGLQLLDGMVVPEHRFRKASAFLALKEHRPDAASAFLHPAGLRAKHRDGSDLKVDVQMRVVKSEKKTLVVNETVVEGSDEDNANPSSGDETFEVTRSEIVYALWITYSRHLHGTQPNLNNLESPTRSGAATPLHQPSPGQTPAHTPLEITSDDEAPRKDLLVAATSLSKQLKDLTLSAAAKITGQQKPAPQVDEPPPPPKVVEPPHKKTINDYVILEDMGQGAYGQVKLARNKQSGKKIVLKYVTKRRILVDTWTRDRKLGTVPLEIHVLEYLRRPEFQHPNIIEMQGFFEDDINYYIEMTPHGLPGMDLFDYIELRTNMEESECRSIFVQVANAIHHLHTKARVVHRDIKDENVILDGEGNIKLIDFGSAAYIKSGPFDVFVGTIDYAAPEVLAGKPYRGTEQDVWALGILLYTIIYKENPFYSIDEIMDRDLRIPFTMSEESIDLIRGMLNRDVAGRFDINQVLEHPWCQVNAAS from the exons ATGCTACAGATGCATGGCGGACAACCTGATCATG GCACCGAAAATCACACGGGAGACGACCATCAACGCGGACGGGAAAAGCTGGCGACGTCGCTCTCCCTGCCCAAGAACCGTAGCACCGGCAACCTGGTTTCCGCGAGCGAGTCGTCACCGAAGCAAGATCGTAGTAGAGTCCGAATGTCGCTGGATGCgtctgcggcggcggcggttgCCGCTGaccttgaagccatcaccaggtGCGTCGAGTGGAATCATGTGTCGCTCAGCCCGGGTGTGGCGGCCAAACCCAGCACGTTTTCCGCTGACCACCATGTCAACCCCAGGTCCCCCATCATGACGGATCATGAGCATGGCCTAGGCCTTTCTGGCCTCCGCCGCATAAGACAACAACGTCCTCCGTCCCGGAACCCAACACTACCGGGATCCCGAGCCTCGTCTCGAAGCCCTTCCGTAGCCACTCTGTCTCGCTCCACCTCGATGAGTGCCATGGTCTCTAGCACCGGCAACCTGCCGCTGGCCGGTGGTCCGGCATCTCCTAGCTTCTCTGAGGATCTCTCACGCTTTCCTTCCGAGTCTCTGCACTCGTTCTCTTTTGCCAATCAGTCCGAAGACTTCTTGCACAACCGGCACAATGTCTTGAAGCGGTCTATCGAGTTCATGAAGGACCATAGTCTTCCCATGAACTCGTCACAGGCGGCTCTTGCAAGTGCTCAAGCCAGGGCCAgtggtgatgttgagacTCAAAACATGCTTGACCTGCTCGCCCAAGCACAGCTGATTAGAGCTGGAAATCTTCCAAACCCTGATGAATTCTACCAACCAGCCCCATTGACGGGCCCTGCTGGAGCCTCGGAAGACAACGTTTTCGACAAGAACTTTAACCCTCGAGTATCGAGCACTGATTTGACGCAGCCTCGACAAACGTCTCCTGCGCCGATGACTCGCCGATCACGAACTGAGACGACGAGAAAGGCTAATGTTGTTGAGCCGACAGAGGTTGATCGTGTCCCAgagtcaacaacaacaattaAACCTCCAACAGGTGAGGAGGAAATTCTTGCCGCTGTCGACAAACCTGCACCTGCACCTTCACGACCCACGAACCTGAAGCGAACCATGACAGACATAATGTCTGTGTCTGTTCAAGACAAGTTGATGGACACTATGGCTCAGCCATTCTTGACCGGCCAGCCCATGTATCAAGAGCCATTGGCATCGCCGTCTTTGGGGCCGCTGCCTGGCTCCTCAACATCCAACTTTCCTACTCAACTCGGTCCCTCAGTTCATGGACACACAAACCGATGGGTTCCGGCCGCCCAAGCAATCTTTACGACGGAAGTGAAGCCTCCGTGGACAATTATTGCGGCAAACGACCTGGCTTGCTTGGTGTTTGGCGTGACGAAAGCCGAAGTGCGCAAGATGGGCATTCTGGAAGTGGTTCAGGAAGAGAGACGGGCGTGGTTGGAGCGCAAACTTCTCAAGAAAACAGAGGACGAATTCTCCGATGCCAAAGTGTCATCGGGACAATCAACGCCGGCAGCTTCGGCAGCTTCAGCACTACTCAATGGCCGATCTGGTATTACAGCTCAGCTCTTGAGCAAACCAAACTCAAGAACCCAGTCCCGGAGCTACGCCGCGAGACGCGCACAAACGGTTCACAGCGGTGACCCAAGTCCTCCAAAGACCCGTGGTGGAGGACACCATCGGAACACATTATCGAGGGGAGTACTCCTCTGTGGTGATGTTGTGCCGATCCAGAAGCGCAATGGCGCAACAGGCTCTGCTAGCCTTtgggtcaaggagaagcgagTAGGCCTCATCTGGGTCCTGGAAGAGATCCACGAAGACGTAGCCCACATCTCTCtagatgaagatggcatcgTCCAAGAGGTGACAGGATCCACGTTACCAATCTGGGGTTTCGAGTCGATTACTCCAGGGTTCGATATCGCCAGGCTTATCCCACGAATCCCCAGGCAGGGCATCGATCCCAATACTGGAGAGATTGATTTCGCCCAGGCCACACGGCGAAGATTCTTCACATGCCCTTACTCGCCCAACGTCAACATTCCTTGCACTGTCGAGCAAGTCAGGGGCAAGCTACAGCTCCGTGTCTCGACGTTCCCTCACATGGCTGGAATCGTGGTGGTCGAGCCAGAGGGTCTCAAGATTCGAAGCTCCAACTCGGTCTTTTGTGGTGCGCTTTTTGGGTTCGAAAAGGCGGATGGCAagtccatcaacaccatcatcccAGATTTCGACAAGATCCTGGACTCGTTGATAGAAGAAGACGGCCTTCAGCTGCTCGATGGTATGGTTGTTCCCGAGCACCGGTTCAGAAAGGCATCCGCGTTTCTCGCCCTTAAGGAGCATCGCCCTGATGCCGCCTCCGCTTTCCTTCATCCTGCCGGATTACGCGCAAAGCACCGCGACGGGTCAGACCTGAAGGTTGACGTTCAAATGCGCGTAGTCAAGAGTGAAAAGAAGACGCTCGTGGTCAACGAGACGGTGGTCGAAGGCAGTGATGAGGATAACGCCAACCCGAGCAGTGGCGACGAGACGTTCGAAGTGACCCGTTCAGAAATTGTGTATGCCCTGTGGATTACCTACTCCCGCCATCTCCATGGCACCCAGCCGaacctcaacaacctcgaGTCCCCTACCCGGTCCGGAGCTGCAACGCCCCTTCACCAGCCATCTCCTGGTCAGACCCCGGCCCATACTCCCCTAGAGATCACctcggacgacgaggcgCCCAGGAAGGACCTGCTTGTTGCGGCAACCTCGCTCTCTAAGCAATTAAAGGACCTCACTCTCAGTGCCGCTGCCAAGATCACCGGCCAGCAAAAGCCTGCTCCCCAAGTTGATGAACCACCCCCGCCCCCCAAGGTGGTTGAACCCCCCCATAAGAAGACCATCAACGACTACGTGATTCTCGAGGACATGGGCCAGGGTGCGTACGGCCAAGTGAAGCTAGCCCGAAATAAGCAGTCAGGTAAGAAGATTGTGCTCAAGTATGTCACCAAGCGGCGTATCCTCGTCGACACGTGGACCAGGGATCGCAAGCTGGGAACTGTGCCTCTGGAGATCCATGTCCTCGAGTACCTCCGCAGACCCGAGTTCCAGCATCCCAATATCATCGAGATGCAGGGATTCTTCGAGGACGACATAAACTACTACATCGAGATGACCCCCCACGGTCTGCCCGGCATGGACCTGTTTGACTACATTGAGCTGCGAACCAACATGGAGGAGTCCGAGTGCCGCAGCATCTTCGTGCAAGTAGCCAATGCCATACATCACCTGCACACCAAGGCTCGGGTGGTGCACCGCGATATCAAGGATGAGAACGTGATCCTCGATGGAGAAGGCAACATCAAGCTCATTGATTTCGGAAGTGCTGCATACATCAAGAGTGGTCCTTTTGATGTCTTTGTAGGAACGATTG ATTATGCTGCTCCTGAAGTTCTTGCTGGCAAGCCATATCGTGGTACAGAGCAAGACGTCTGGGCACTGGGCATCCTTCTGTATACCATCATCTACAAGGAGAATCCCTTCTACAGCATTGACGAGATCATGGATCGCGACCTGCGTATCCCCTTTACCATGAGTGAGGAGAGCATCGACCTGATCCGCGGCATGCTGAACCGCGACGTCGCGGGCCGCTTCGACATCAACCAGGTGCTGGAGCACCCCTGGTGTCAGGTTAACGCCGCCTCATGA
- a CDS encoding Zinc-ribbon-16 domain-containing protein yields the protein MDRPEPGLVKWSSNPSYDNFIHINLQHRVVQVYEPVGHARAGRFDYKKLNRHDDFPPLTTYDWSPTNPGLLAVGTGSGIVNLLRIDDGSNAYVELGLKMSRTCQAVAFNTTGLLAVGLDRVRMDQCLHIWDVSRLSSLDKNTQGFPSDATNISDPKHRLEPSVSVSSIKFFEDSPQTLVVGIKAQGLRIHDLRDPGSVVTFQTKCNNNLTIDYADQNYFASSALDHPGVMIWDRRATTRPVAAHSYLQAVDEDDLPWGGALRLDRVIETDSDPFLADGKYSLVRSLRYCRDHRGLLAVLSRTGQLKVLKTNKETPSANSAGPELLQVQKSYEMDVSYVETSRKNDRIVAFDWVTLSSPVLRPRLLVLRANGNFEILEQPSHTSDHVYKLVPWQAPHRGLEEGAPYHSMMQFEPSQAPDILGPLLMEEALSDVPLFGPESANVRADTEAAIKSNTLSSVSIENVGATTSPLPEAFHEASTVAPKIRALRAFVRDEFQAPKSANGVKPRAGDTKIVQSQMSEMSLASDSLGSCREIHDALLASLAEAEGLPREAQNVIDHTMLLRAKEKYLFDAVANRDIVADDPWVKYVWDWIATAEDTADDGGLILSSLDLSYLGVHSIWTNNLGRDPSTRLPAGTSPPDRSTWERLIGSFCKKNHLPKFDGKTTKWPCHRQLCLEICGWGDSEKHDPKGRNRKADPEYPTTIHTMAAARALFTGDHKEAIQILKKASTAHPELLFVSLALQLMGRGDSQLAKEQLDFDEAVASKTDPYLRAISSLIATGDWSAIAGQQSLPLSDRVYVAVRNFDDDQLTAWLNDQVALAVADGDIEGIVLTGISETLVDIFARYIQKFHDVQTAALVLSICAPRYIDDIRCRAWRNAYRAHLQRHKLFFHRTKFDVESTKRSKRDGVPNLKPPSRQIALRCVFCDAETSLVNNHQPPHLGAGTSAQGAAGPSSLETRNPLLATSINAGVSCPNCGRHLPRCVVCLEIVGVPRSDKPEEKGEGRMAGRFPTFCLRCEHVLHLDHARQWFARHVECPVPECRCRCNFRANPELSYH from the exons ATGGACCGCCCAGAACCAGGGCTCGTCAAATGGTCCTCCAACCCTTCATACGACAACTTCATCCACATCAACCTCCAGCACCGTGTTGTCCAGGTCTATGAGCCCGTTGGACACGCCAGAGCAGGTCGATTCGATTACAAGAAACTCAACCGTCACGATGACTTCCCTCCGCTCACTACTTATGACTGGTCACCCACCAACCCTGGCCTTCTTGCCGTCGGCACTGGGAGCGGTATTGTGAACCTGTTAAGGATCGACGATGGATCCAATGCATACGTTGAGCTGGGTCTCAAGATGTCTCGCACGTGTCAGGCTGTCGCATTCAACACCACAGGCCTATTAGCTGTTGGCCTTGACCGCGTTCGAATGGACCAATGTCTCCATATCTGGGATGTTAGCCGCCTGTCTTCGCTTGACAAGAACACACAAGGCTTTCCATCGGATGCCACCAATATTTCAGACCCCAAGCATCGCCTTGAACCCAGTGTGTCTGTATCTAGTATCAAGTTCTTTGAGGACAGCCCCCAGACGCTCGTGGTGGGCATCAAGGCCCAAGGACTTCGCATACATGATCTTCGCG ATCCGGGCAGTGTCGTTACATTTCAGACCAAATGCAACAACAACCTCACGATTGATTATGCCGATCAAAACTACTTTGCATCATCCGCCCTGGACCATCCCGGTGTCATGATCTGGGATCGGCGCGCAACCACGAGGCCTGTGGCTGCTCACTCTTACTTACAGGcggttgatgaagatgacctGCCCTGGGGAGGAGCTCTGCGTCTTGATCGAGTGATCGAGACAGATTCCGACCCCTTCTTAGCAGATGGCAAGTATTCTCTTGTCAGATCCCTACGTTATTGTCGCGACCACCGAGGCCTCCTGGCCGTATTGTCGCGTACTGGTCAGCTCAAGGTGTTAAAGACCAACAAAGAGACACCGTCGGCCAACTCTGCTGGTCCCGAGCTCCTCCAGGTCCAGAAATCTTACGAGATGGATGTTTCATATGTCGAAACATCAAGGAAGAATGATCGAATAGTCGCCTTTGATTGGGTGACTTTGAGCTCTCCTGTCTTGCGCCCACGACTTCTTGTCCTACGAGCAAATGGAAACTTTGAGATCTTGGAGCAGCCATCCCATACTTCAGATCACGTCTACAAGCTTGTGCCCTGGCAAGCACCGCATCGTGGCCTTGAAG AAGGAGCTCCCTACCACAGCATGATGCAATTCGAACCATCCCAGGCTCCAGACATTCTGGGGCCTCTGCTCATGGAAGAGGCCCTGTCAGATGTCCCGCTCTTTGGACCAGAGAGCGCAAACGTTCGGGCAGACACCGAAGCTGCAATAAAATCAAACACCCTATCTTCCGTCTCGATAGAGAACGTCGGGGCAACTACTTCGCCCTTGCCCGAGGCATTCCATGAAGCCTCTACTGTTGCTCCAAAGATAAGGGCCCTGCGCGCTTTTGTGAGGGACGAGTTCCAAGCTCCTAAATCAGCAAACGGTGTTAAGCCACGCGCCGGCGACACCAAGATCGTTCAAAGCCAGATGAGTGAGATGTCTCTAGCATCTGATAGCCTGGGCTCATGCCGTGAGATCCATGATGCGCTGTTGGCTTCGCTGGCGGAGGCAGAGGGACTACCCAGGGAAGCACAAAACGTCATTGACCATACAATGCTTTTGCGTGCCAAGGAAAAGTATCTTTTCGATGCCGTCGCCAATAGAGACATTGTAGCAGATGACCCCTGGGTCAAGTATGTCTGGGATTGGATTGCAA CCGCAGAAGATACCGCCGATGATGGAGGTTTGATCCTTTCGAGCCTCGATCTCAGCTACTTGGGCGTCCACTCAATATGGACAAACAATCTAG GCCGTGATCCTTCAACTAGACTGCCAGCCGGCACATCACCCCCTGATCGATCAACTTGGGAACGTCTAATTGGGTCCTTTTGTAAGAAGAACCACCTCCCCAAGTTTGACGGGAAAACCACCAAGTGGCCTTGTCATCGTCAGCTCTGTCTCGAGATATGCGGCTGGGGCGACTCAGAGAAGCACGATCCCAAGGGCCGCAACCGCAAGGCAGACCCTGAGTATCCCACCACCATCCATACCATGGCCGCTGCTCGAGCCTTGTTCACGGGTGACCACAAAGAGGCCATTCAGATCCTTAAAAAGGCCAGCACCGCGCACCCAGAGCTCTTGTTTGTGTCATTGGCCCTACAGCTCATGGGTCGTGGGGACAGCCAGCTCGCCAAGGAGCAgctcgactttgacgaggccGTAGCCTCCAAGACTGACCCCTATCTTCGCGCCATCTCGTCACTCATCGCAACCGGGGACTGGTCAGCCATCGCCGGCCAGCAATCCTTGCCCCTCTCTGATCGAGTCTATGTCGCCGTCCGCAACTTTGACGACGATCAACTTACCGCATGGCTTAACGACCAGGTCGCTCTCGCTGTGGCTGATGGTGACATTGAGGGCATCGTTCTTACAGGCATCTCGGAGACCCTGGTTGATATCTTTGCACGCTACATACAGAAGTTCCACGACGTCCAGACGGCGGCCCTCGTCCTGTCCATCTGTGCCCCCCGTTATATAGACGACATCCGCTGCCGCGCCTGGCGCAACGCCTACCGAGCTCACCTTCAGCGCCACAAGCTCTTCTTTCATCGCACAAAGTTCGACGTCGAGTCCACCAAACGCTCCAAGCGTGATGGAGTCCCCAACCTCAAGCCTCCCTCGCGGCAGATCGCCCTCCGCTGCGTCTTCTGCGACGCCGAAACCTCGCTTGtcaacaaccaccaaccGCCTCACCTTGGAGCCGGCACCTCGGCGCAGGGAGCTGCCGGCCCTTCGTCGCTCGAGACGCGTAATCCGCTCCTCGCCACGAGCATCAACGCTGGTGTGAGCTGCCCCAACTGTGGCCGCCACCTCCCGCGCTGCGTCGTCTGCCTCGAGATTGTCGGCGTGCCGCGCTCTGACAAgcccgaggagaagggcgaggGCAGAATGGCAGGCCGATTCCCAACCTTTTGCCTTCGCTGCGAGCATGTGTTGCATCTAGATCACGCCAGGCAGTGGTTTGCCAGACATGTCGAATGCCCAGTACCCGAatgtcgttgtcgttgcAATTTCAGGGCAAACCCGGAGTTGAGTTATCATTAG